Sequence from the Deinococcus reticulitermitis genome:
TCTCCCCCGTTCGCGCCGGCCCCGGCAAGCAGCAGCAGCCGTCCCGTGGGGGCGCAGGCGTGCGCGGCGTCGGCCACTGCGCGCCCGGCCTCCTCCATCGCGAGGTCGAGCAGCCCCGCGCGCTCCAGCCGGGCGTCGAGGCGGCGCACCCCATCGGCGCTGAGAACCGCCTCGGCCGGAGGGGTGCTCACGGCCCCCCGCGCGAGGTCCAGAACAGCAGCGCCACGACGAGAACGAGGAAGGCGATTCCGGCCACCCGCACCCAGCGCAGCCGGGGGTTGACGCGCAGTTGTTCGTTCATCTCCTCACGGGCCTGCTCGCGCGACTGCCGGACGCCGAGGCGCTGGGCGCGGCGGATCGAGCCCACCGACTCGTAGAGCCGGCCCTGACGGCGCAGGGCGACGCCGAGGTTGTGGTGCGCGCCGTCGTAATCGGGAGCGAGGCGCAGCACCTCGCGGTAGGCGGCCTCGGCCTCGGCGAGGCGCCCCCCCTCGAGCGCGAGGTTGCCGATGTTCATGCGCGCCCGGAAGTGCCCGGGGTCGGCAGTGAGCGCCTGCTCGAAGCAGCCCTGCGCGGCGTCTTCCTCCTGGCGCAGGGCGTGCAGCACCCCGAGGGCGTTGTGCGCCTCGGCGCGGGTCAGGGCGTGCGCGTGCGCCGGGACGAGCTTGACCTGGAGTGCGGCGGGGTCGGCCTCGCCGGTCGCGGCGCTCAGCGCGTCAATGGCCGGGGCGAGCAGCTCCGGCTCAGCCAGAGAGCGCAGCAGCGCCGCTTCCCCCTGCGAGACCCGCGCGACGTCCGCCAGGGCCCCCTCGTAGGCGCCGAGCGCGCGCCGGGCCGCCGGGTAGCGCCGGGCGCGCACATCCTCTTGTAAGGCACTCACGAGCGTGATCGCCGCCGTCACCTCGGGCGCCGCGCCGCCCAGCGTGGCCGCCGCCTGTGCCCGGCGCCACTCGCCCCCCCGCGCGAAGGTCTTCCAGTCAGGCAGCGCACCGGGGGAAGGGGCACCCGAGAAGGCAGAGTCGGCGTTCGGAAACCCGGAATCGAGCGGTGCAGGCGCGTCCTGCACGGAAGTCGCCCCTGAACGGGCCGGATCGGTCATGGGGGCATTCTAGGGGGCGCGCCGGGGGCGGATGCGGGTGCAGACTCCCGTTTCTCTCCCTGAACGCTGCGCTTACCCCGAATGCTGCTGACCAGGACAGGGAATGTAAAACGGAAAGCTAGACTCTCTGCGGAAACATCCTTATATCGCCGGGAGCCTCTGTGCCACCACTTGGCATATCTCTCAGAATCCAATTTCCAGCGGCCAATACTTCTATTCCATAGTAAAGATGATTAGAATTCACGGGGTGCCATGAAGGGGACTCAAAATCCAAAATATTCAATGTTGATACTAGAATTCTTTTGGTCAGAGCTAAACCGTAATCAGGT
This genomic interval carries:
- a CDS encoding tetratricopeptide repeat protein, giving the protein MTDPARSGATSVQDAPAPLDSGFPNADSAFSGAPSPGALPDWKTFARGGEWRRAQAAATLGGAAPEVTAAITLVSALQEDVRARRYPAARRALGAYEGALADVARVSQGEAALLRSLAEPELLAPAIDALSAATGEADPAALQVKLVPAHAHALTRAEAHNALGVLHALRQEEDAAQGCFEQALTADPGHFRARMNIGNLALEGGRLAEAEAAYREVLRLAPDYDGAHHNLGVALRRQGRLYESVGSIRRAQRLGVRQSREQAREEMNEQLRVNPRLRWVRVAGIAFLVLVVALLFWTSRGGP